GGATCGTGCAGACCTTCTCCGCGCTGCTCGGCGAGAGCGTCACCGACGGGCATCCGGCGCGCGAGTTCTTCACCGAGCGGTACGCGCAGGTGCGGGTCAACATGGCGGACATCCTGCGCGCGGAGTTCGGCGAGCGGCTGCCCGGTGGCCTCACCCCGGAGCGGGCGGCGCCGCTGCTCACGGCGGTGATGGACGGCCTCCAGTACCAGTGGCTCCTGGACCCGTCGGCGGTGGACATGCCGGGCGCCTTCCGGGACTTCCTGCGGCTGCTCGGCGGGGACGGCACCCGCTAGCGGACGATCGCCGCCACGTCCTCGGCGAGGAGGGCCGGGTCCTCCGTCAGGAAGGCGTGGACGGCCTCCAGGACGGGGAGCTTCGCCGCCGACGTGGCCAGGGCGACGTCCTTCGCGGCGAGGGCGACCGGGAAGTACGAGCCGGTGGCGGTGGCCCGGCCGACGGCACCCGCGAGGGGGCCCGCGCCGAGGGTGCGCAGGGCGAGCTCGCGGGGCAGGCCGAGGGAGCCGGCGAGCGTGAGGGCCTCGGCGACGAGGGCGACCCCGCCGATGGCGGCGTTGATGAGGACCAGCTTGAGCGCGGCGCCCATGCCGGGACCCCCGCAGGGCGTGACGGTCCCGAGCAGGTCGAGGACGGCGGCGACGGGCGCGGTGTCGCCGCCCGCGAGGATCATCAGCTCGCCGGCGGCGGCCCGGTCGACGCTGCCCATGACGGGCGCGTCGACGAGGGTGACCCCGGCGGGGATCCGGGCGGCGAGGGCGGCGACGGTGTCCGGGCCGACCGTGGAGGTGTCGACCCAGTGGGTGCCGGGCCGCAGCGCCGGGACCATCTCGTCCGCGACGGCGAGGGCGGCGGCCGGGTCCGCGAGCATCGTGACGACGACGTCGGCGTCCCGGACGGCCTCGGCGGGGGTCGCGGCGCGGACGGCGCCGTCGGCGACGAGGGCGTCGGCCTTGGCGGCCGTACGGTTCCAGACGGTCAGCGGGTGTCCGGCGTCGAGGAGGCGGCGGGCCATGGGCAGGCCCATGGAACCGAGGCCGAGGAAGGCGATCTTCTGAGGGGTGTTGTCCATGGCGTCGACGCTAGGACCGACTCCGACATGCGACAAGCGAATGTCTAGCATGCCTGCCATGCCCACTTCTCATGGCTTGTACGAGGTGTTCCTCGCCGTCGCCCGCGCGGGCTCCTTCACCGCCGCCGCCCGGCTCCTGGGCTACACGCAGTCCGCGGTCTCGCGGCAGATCCAGTCCCTGGAGGACGAGGTCGGCGCCGAGCTCTTCGAGCGGCTGCCGCGCGGGGTGCGGCTGAGCGAGGCCGGCCGGGTCCTCGTCCCGCACGCGGAGGCGGTCCGGGACCGGCTGGCCGCCGCCCGGGCGGAGTTGGAGGCACTGCGCTCCCTGGACGGCGGACTGCTGCGCCTCGGCTCCTTCTCCAGCGCCACGGCGGCCCTGGTGCCACGCGCGCAGGCCGTGTTCCGGGAGCGGCATCCGAGGGTGGCGGTCAGCCGGACGGAGGGGCCCTCCGCGAAGCACCTGCGCCTGATGGCCGCCGGGGAGGAGGACCTCGCGGTGGTCAGCCCGCCCCGGGACGCTCCCCCGCCGCCGGGCGTGACGCTGCACCACCTCCTGGACGAGCCGATGCTGGTGGCCCTGGGTCGGGGGCATCCACACGCGGGACGGCGGGCCATGCGGCTCGCGGAGCTCGCCGACGAGGAATGGATCGTCAGCAGCGAGCGCCTGGAGGACACCCTGTTCCGCCCGGCCGTCGCGTCGGGCTTCCGGCCGCGCACCGCGCTGCTCGTCCACGACTGGATCGCCAAGTTCGGCGCGGTCGCGGCGGGTCTCGGCGTCACGCTCGTACCGGCGCTCGCGGCGGCCTCGGTGCGCCCGGACGTCGTGCTCGTCACGATCCACCCGGAGGACGTC
The DNA window shown above is from Streptomyces vietnamensis and carries:
- a CDS encoding NAD(P)-dependent oxidoreductase, with the translated sequence MDNTPQKIAFLGLGSMGLPMARRLLDAGHPLTVWNRTAAKADALVADGAVRAATPAEAVRDADVVVTMLADPAAALAVADEMVPALRPGTHWVDTSTVGPDTVAALAARIPAGVTLVDAPVMGSVDRAAAGELMILAGGDTAPVAAVLDLLGTVTPCGGPGMGAALKLVLINAAIGGVALVAEALTLAGSLGLPRELALRTLGAGPLAGAVGRATATGSYFPVALAAKDVALATSAAKLPVLEAVHAFLTEDPALLAEDVAAIVR
- a CDS encoding LysR family transcriptional regulator — translated: MPTSHGLYEVFLAVARAGSFTAAARLLGYTQSAVSRQIQSLEDEVGAELFERLPRGVRLSEAGRVLVPHAEAVRDRLAAARAELEALRSLDGGLLRLGSFSSATAALVPRAQAVFRERHPRVAVSRTEGPSAKHLRLMAAGEEDLAVVSPPRDAPPPPGVTLHHLLDEPMLVALGRGHPHAGRRAMRLAELADEEWIVSSERLEDTLFRPAVASGFRPRTALLVHDWIAKFGAVAAGLGVTLVPALAAASVRPDVVLVTIHPEDVPYRPICAATPPVPTVAATAFLAVLRETAQELTDSTLY
- a CDS encoding TetR/AcrR family transcriptional regulator, translated to MVRARSEERRTDILRAALEVIAERGYRGATLGAVAERVGLTQQGLLHYFPTKEALLVGVLEERDRWDTSGGRDREGWRLDLLESLVEYNAMRPGIVQTFSALLGESVTDGHPAREFFTERYAQVRVNMADILRAEFGERLPGGLTPERAAPLLTAVMDGLQYQWLLDPSAVDMPGAFRDFLRLLGGDGTR